A genomic region of Micromonospora sp. NBRC 110009 contains the following coding sequences:
- a CDS encoding ATP-dependent DNA ligase has product MDLPINPPVEPMLAKSVPQLPTAPGMTYEPKWDGFRCIIFRDGDEVELASRGGKTMTRYFPEVVEQARRQLPPRCAVDGELIVIRRDGPGGQPRLNFELLAQRIHPAASRVKLLAETTPADFVAFDLLVLGDELLTDQPYPQRRARLEQALAGVRPPVHVTQVTTDPETARRWFEVFEGAGLDGLIVKPADLPYEPGKRLMFKVKHARTADVVVAGFRWHKSGPVVGSLLLGLYDDAGVLHHIGVSSSFTAARRKELLAELEPYRDVDGGHPWVHGDHERGQRIPGGVSRWTGTRNLEWEPLRPELVAEVGYDAMEGDRLRHTAQFARWRPDRDPRSCTYDQLERPIRYDVDQVLRGDPAATVGGARGPA; this is encoded by the coding sequence GTGGACCTGCCGATCAATCCGCCGGTCGAGCCGATGCTGGCCAAGAGCGTGCCCCAGCTTCCCACCGCCCCCGGGATGACGTACGAGCCGAAGTGGGACGGATTCCGCTGCATCATCTTCCGCGACGGCGACGAGGTGGAGCTCGCCAGCCGGGGCGGCAAGACGATGACCCGCTACTTCCCGGAAGTGGTCGAACAGGCGCGCCGCCAGCTCCCGCCGAGATGCGCGGTCGACGGCGAGCTGATCGTGATCCGCCGGGACGGGCCCGGCGGCCAGCCGAGGCTCAACTTCGAGCTGCTCGCCCAACGGATCCACCCGGCCGCCTCCCGGGTGAAGCTGCTCGCCGAGACCACCCCGGCCGACTTCGTCGCCTTCGACCTGCTGGTCCTCGGCGACGAGCTGCTCACCGACCAGCCCTACCCGCAGCGCCGGGCCCGGCTGGAGCAGGCGCTGGCGGGGGTCCGCCCGCCGGTGCACGTCACCCAGGTGACCACCGATCCGGAGACGGCCCGGCGCTGGTTCGAGGTGTTCGAGGGGGCCGGGCTGGACGGCCTGATCGTCAAGCCGGCCGACCTGCCCTACGAGCCGGGCAAGCGGCTGATGTTCAAGGTCAAGCACGCGCGCACCGCCGACGTGGTGGTGGCCGGCTTCCGCTGGCACAAGTCCGGCCCGGTGGTCGGCTCGCTGCTGCTCGGCCTCTACGACGACGCCGGCGTGCTGCACCACATCGGGGTGAGCTCGTCCTTCACCGCGGCCCGGCGCAAGGAGCTGCTGGCGGAGCTGGAGCCGTACCGGGACGTCGACGGCGGGCACCCGTGGGTGCACGGCGACCACGAGCGGGGGCAGCGCATCCCGGGCGGGGTGAGCCGGTGGACCGGCACCCGCAACCTGGAGTGGGAGCCGCTGCGCCCGGAGCTGGTCGCCGAGGTCGGCTACGACGCGATGGAGGGCGACCGGCTGCGGCACACCGCCCAGTTCGCCCGCTGGCGCCCTGACCGGGATCCCCGCTCCTGCACCTATGACCAGCTGGAGCGCCCGATCCGCTACGACGTGGACCAGGTGCTGCGCGGCGATCCGGCGGCGACCGTCGGCGGCGCGCGCGGCCCGGCGTAG
- a CDS encoding alpha/beta hydrolase produces the protein MEGAEVTRFSDRIRRIRPALAGFAAAVLLTAGCTLPAIAPRTEGQGEAAAPGTAPTWRACPEVPDELVGRGAPGMRYECARIAVPRNWGNGATAGPGAGETFEIALIRIRSNRQHDRIGSLVVNPGGPGASGVDTAVYLSFGSGFGGLPPAVTDRFDIVGFDPRGVARSSPVKCIPDADLDASFGYDPDPESQASFDGFVDLNKRVGQRCGAKYGDQLPLYGTEQAARDMDAVRAAVGDEKLSYLGYSYGTLLGAVYAQLYPQRVRALVLDGAVDPQQKLIAGSESQAKGFERAFDNFDRWCAANAGSCPLAPDARGAVTAAIDKARVSPVRGRDGREATAGWVFYAVISSLYTESGWQELARGIDSLQGGDPTGVFKLADAYAGREEDGHYSNLFDANMAVNCADETEKPTREQIRQLQSQWRQKYPLFGPALAVGMLGCVEWPGGRDPYPTGKAAGAPPIVVVGTTGDPATPYEQTAALASMLSVGRVLTWEGEGHTAYPQTACVTAAVDAYLISLTVPRAGLRCPAR, from the coding sequence ATGGAAGGCGCCGAGGTGACCCGCTTCTCCGACCGGATCCGCCGGATCCGGCCCGCCCTGGCCGGCTTCGCCGCCGCGGTGCTGCTCACCGCCGGCTGCACCCTGCCGGCGATCGCCCCCCGGACGGAGGGTCAGGGCGAGGCGGCCGCCCCGGGCACCGCCCCGACCTGGCGCGCCTGCCCGGAGGTCCCCGACGAGCTGGTCGGGCGGGGGGCGCCGGGCATGCGCTACGAGTGCGCGCGGATCGCCGTGCCGCGAAACTGGGGCAACGGCGCGACGGCCGGGCCGGGCGCCGGGGAGACCTTCGAGATCGCGCTGATCCGGATCCGGTCGAACCGGCAGCACGACCGGATCGGCTCGCTGGTGGTCAACCCCGGCGGGCCGGGCGCCTCCGGCGTGGACACCGCCGTCTACCTCTCGTTCGGCTCGGGGTTCGGCGGGCTGCCGCCCGCGGTGACCGACCGCTTCGACATCGTCGGGTTCGACCCGCGCGGGGTGGCCCGGTCCAGCCCGGTGAAGTGCATCCCCGACGCCGACCTGGACGCCAGCTTCGGCTACGACCCCGATCCGGAGAGTCAGGCGTCGTTCGACGGCTTCGTCGACCTCAACAAGCGGGTCGGGCAGCGGTGCGGCGCCAAGTACGGCGACCAGCTCCCGCTCTACGGCACCGAGCAGGCCGCCCGGGACATGGACGCGGTCCGCGCGGCGGTCGGCGACGAGAAGCTCAGCTACCTCGGCTACTCGTACGGGACCCTGCTCGGCGCGGTGTACGCCCAGCTCTACCCCCAGCGGGTGCGGGCCCTGGTGCTCGACGGCGCGGTGGACCCGCAGCAGAAGCTGATCGCCGGGTCGGAGAGCCAGGCGAAGGGCTTCGAGCGGGCCTTCGACAACTTCGACCGGTGGTGCGCGGCGAACGCCGGGAGCTGCCCGCTCGCGCCGGACGCCCGGGGCGCGGTCACCGCCGCCATCGACAAGGCCAGGGTCTCCCCGGTGCGGGGCCGGGACGGCCGGGAGGCCACCGCGGGCTGGGTGTTCTACGCGGTCATCTCCTCGCTCTACACCGAGTCGGGCTGGCAGGAGCTGGCCCGGGGGATCGACTCCCTGCAGGGCGGCGACCCGACCGGGGTGTTCAAGCTCGCCGACGCGTACGCGGGCCGCGAGGAGGACGGGCACTACAGCAACCTCTTCGACGCGAACATGGCGGTGAACTGCGCGGACGAGACGGAGAAGCCGACCCGCGAGCAGATCCGCCAGCTCCAGTCGCAGTGGCGGCAGAAGTACCCGCTGTTCGGCCCGGCCCTGGCCGTGGGGATGCTCGGCTGCGTGGAGTGGCCCGGCGGGCGGGACCCGTACCCGACCGGCAAGGCGGCCGGGGCGCCGCCGATCGTGGTGGTCGGCACCACCGGCGACCCGGCCACGCCCTACGAGCAGACCGCCGCGCTGGCCTCGATGCTGAGTGTGGGGCGGGTGCTCACCTGGGAGGGTGAGGGGCACACCGCCTACCCGCAGACCGCCTGCGTCACCGCCGCCGTCGACGCGTACCTCATCTCGCTCACCGTTCCCCGGGCGGGGCTGCGTTGCCCCGCCCGGTGA
- a CDS encoding GNAT family N-acetyltransferase, translating to MTDVIFREAVRADLPAVIALLADDVLGKARDFTEVDAAYEQAFADIDADPRNHLVVAEAAGELVGCFQITYIPGLGRHGAERSLIESVRVRSDRRGQGLGREMMTWAIDRARERGCALVQLTTDKSRSDAHRFYRNLGFVASHEGMKLAL from the coding sequence ATGACCGACGTGATCTTCCGGGAGGCGGTCCGGGCGGACCTGCCCGCCGTCATCGCCCTCCTCGCCGACGACGTGCTGGGCAAGGCCCGCGACTTCACCGAGGTGGACGCGGCCTACGAGCAGGCGTTCGCCGACATCGACGCCGACCCGCGCAACCACCTGGTGGTCGCGGAGGCCGCGGGCGAGCTGGTCGGCTGCTTCCAGATCACGTACATCCCGGGGTTGGGCCGGCACGGGGCGGAACGGTCGCTGATCGAGTCGGTCCGGGTCCGCTCCGACCGGCGCGGGCAGGGCCTGGGCCGAGAGATGATGACCTGGGCGATCGACCGGGCCCGCGAGCGGGGCTGCGCGCTGGTGCAGCTCACCACCGACAAGAGCCGGAGCGACGCGCACCGCTTCTACCGGAACCTCGGCTTCGTGGCCAGCCACGAGGGGATGAAGCTGGCGCTCTGA
- a CDS encoding ABC transporter ATP-binding protein translates to MTEQLSVAPARILTTEEVVAVEGVSRTFGRGEHAVHAVRDVSFTAGRGELVAVRGRSGAGKTTLLNLVGGLDRPDAGRIRVAGHEVTAASERELLALRRGTVGFVFQTFGLVPILSAAENVGVPLRLAKVPAAEREQRVAVLLELVGLGGHAAQRPYELSGGQQQRVAVARALANEPDLLIADEPTGQLDSETGRSIMDLLRAVVHARGMTALVATHDPALIEMADRTLTLRDGHLVDA, encoded by the coding sequence ATGACCGAGCAGCTGTCCGTGGCGCCGGCCCGGATCCTCACCACCGAGGAGGTGGTGGCTGTCGAGGGGGTGAGCCGCACCTTCGGCCGGGGCGAACACGCGGTGCACGCCGTGCGGGACGTCTCCTTCACCGCCGGCCGGGGCGAGCTGGTCGCGGTCCGGGGCCGCTCGGGCGCCGGCAAGACCACCCTGCTCAACCTCGTGGGCGGGCTGGACCGGCCGGACGCCGGCCGGATCCGGGTGGCCGGGCACGAGGTGACCGCGGCGAGCGAGCGGGAGCTGCTGGCGTTGCGCCGGGGCACGGTCGGCTTTGTCTTCCAGACCTTCGGCCTGGTGCCGATCCTGTCCGCGGCGGAGAACGTCGGGGTGCCGCTGCGGTTGGCCAAGGTGCCGGCCGCGGAGCGGGAGCAGCGGGTGGCCGTCCTGCTGGAGCTGGTCGGGTTGGGCGGGCACGCCGCGCAGCGCCCGTACGAGCTCTCCGGCGGCCAGCAGCAGCGGGTGGCGGTGGCCCGGGCCCTGGCGAACGAGCCGGACCTGCTGATCGCCGACGAGCCGACCGGTCAGCTCGACTCCGAGACCGGCCGTTCCATCATGGACCTGCTCCGGGCCGTGGTGCACGCCCGCGGGATGACCGCCCTGGTGGCCACCCACGACCCCGCCCTCATCGAGATGGCCGACCGCACCCTCACCCTGCGCGACGGCCACCTCGTCGACGCCTGA